One window of the Natrinema sp. CBA1119 genome contains the following:
- a CDS encoding 2Fe-2S iron-sulfur cluster-binding protein, whose translation MTSHDVTLEWPDGRTRTVEVDENETILEAAECDGSVLPYGCRTGACGTCSGRLLEVEGTRPSNGERAGDGDADVCAVDDVVAYRRLPRALKDRHRATGYVLLCIASPRADCRIAVGSSVHSELVDNPWK comes from the coding sequence ATGACGAGCCACGACGTGACCCTCGAGTGGCCGGACGGCCGGACGCGGACCGTCGAGGTCGATGAGAACGAAACGATCCTCGAGGCTGCCGAGTGCGACGGCAGCGTGCTCCCGTACGGCTGTCGGACGGGCGCCTGCGGGACCTGTTCCGGACGGCTGCTCGAGGTCGAAGGGACGCGGCCGTCGAACGGCGAGCGCGCCGGAGACGGAGACGCCGACGTGTGTGCCGTCGACGACGTCGTCGCGTATCGCCGGCTGCCGCGGGCGCTGAAGGACAGACATCGGGCGACCGGCTACGTGCTCCTGTGTATCGCCTCCCCGCGGGCCGACTGTCGGATCGCGGTCGGCTCGAGCGTCCACAGCGAACTGGTGGATAACCCGTGGAAATAA
- a CDS encoding selenium-binding protein SBP56-related protein — translation MSDASTPDSVEPDHEHEHRHEGPGYATPQAAIEEGEREKLAYVMSLYVGTDVDAPDFVSVVDLDPDSDTYCEIVDRIELPNRGDELHHFGWNACSSSCHMEGLERRHLIVPGQRSSRIHVLDAQDRRNPELETVIEPEEVFEYDLSAPHTVHCIPDGEILISMLGDADGELPGGFLELNEDFEIEGRWEPPGEIEMNYDYWYQPRQNVMVSSEWAAPETYYPGFDLEDVEAGNYGQRLHFWDWEAGTVEQTIDLGEEGLIPLEVRFLHTPESTHGFVGAALSSNIFHFWRDESAADGDGAYRAEKVIDFESREHDDWDMPVPALPTDILISMDDRYLFGSNWLHGEVWMYDISDPSNPRRADSLSVGGTFGEVQEVQDRELAAGPQMIQLSLDGERLYWTTSLFSSWDDQFYPEEAERGSVMLKADVDPRKGTMKLDEDFLVDWGECPAGPARAHEIRWPDGDCTSDVWQ, via the coding sequence ATGAGTGATGCTAGCACGCCAGACAGCGTCGAACCGGACCACGAGCACGAACACCGCCACGAGGGACCCGGCTACGCGACGCCCCAGGCCGCCATCGAAGAGGGCGAGCGAGAGAAACTGGCCTACGTGATGAGCCTCTACGTCGGCACCGACGTCGACGCACCGGACTTCGTGTCAGTCGTCGACCTCGATCCCGACTCGGACACCTACTGCGAGATCGTCGACCGAATCGAACTGCCGAATCGCGGCGACGAACTCCACCACTTCGGGTGGAACGCCTGCTCGTCGTCGTGTCACATGGAGGGCTTAGAGCGGCGACACCTGATCGTCCCCGGCCAGCGCTCCTCGCGGATCCACGTGCTCGACGCACAAGACCGACGAAATCCCGAACTCGAGACGGTGATCGAACCCGAGGAGGTCTTCGAGTACGACCTCTCGGCACCGCACACCGTCCACTGCATCCCGGACGGAGAGATCCTGATCAGCATGCTCGGCGACGCCGACGGCGAGTTGCCGGGCGGCTTCCTCGAGTTGAATGAGGACTTCGAGATCGAAGGGCGGTGGGAACCGCCGGGCGAGATCGAGATGAACTACGACTACTGGTACCAGCCCCGCCAGAACGTGATGGTCTCGAGCGAGTGGGCCGCTCCCGAAACGTACTACCCCGGGTTCGATCTCGAGGACGTCGAGGCGGGGAACTACGGCCAGCGGCTCCACTTCTGGGACTGGGAGGCGGGTACCGTCGAGCAGACGATCGATCTCGGCGAGGAGGGACTGATCCCCCTCGAGGTGCGCTTTCTCCACACCCCCGAATCGACCCACGGGTTCGTGGGGGCCGCGCTTTCGTCGAATATCTTCCACTTTTGGCGCGATGAGAGCGCGGCCGACGGTGACGGAGCGTACCGCGCCGAAAAGGTGATCGACTTCGAGAGCCGGGAGCACGACGACTGGGACATGCCGGTCCCCGCGTTGCCGACGGACATCCTGATCTCGATGGACGATCGGTACCTGTTCGGCTCGAACTGGCTCCACGGCGAGGTCTGGATGTACGACATCTCGGACCCGTCGAACCCGCGGCGAGCTGACTCGCTCTCGGTCGGCGGCACCTTCGGCGAGGTCCAAGAGGTTCAGGACCGCGAACTGGCCGCCGGACCGCAGATGATACAGCTCTCGCTCGACGGCGAACGCCTCTACTGGACCACCTCGCTGTTCTCCTCGTGGGACGACCAGTTCTACCCCGAGGAGGCCGAGCGCGGATCGGTGATGCTGAAAGCCGACGTCGACCCCCGGAAGGGGACGATGAAACTCGACGAGGACTTCCTCGTCGACTGGGGAGAGTGTCCGGCGGGGCCGGCTCGCGCCCACGAGATCCGGTGGCCCGACGGCGACTGCACGAGCGACGTCTGGCAGTGA
- a CDS encoding 2Fe-2S iron-sulfur cluster-binding protein yields MTEHDVTLERTDGPNRTIAVDEDETVLEATQRAGVRLPYDCRSGTCITCVGRLLALEDGDESGEGERDQPLDAAAAFTYRRPPQALTDDERADGYVLLCIAYPRANCRVKVGPRVRAEVGDSPWA; encoded by the coding sequence ATGACGGAGCACGACGTGACGCTCGAGCGGACCGACGGCCCGAACCGAACGATCGCCGTCGACGAGGACGAGACAGTTCTCGAGGCGACCCAGCGGGCCGGCGTCAGATTGCCCTACGACTGCCGGAGCGGGACCTGCATCACCTGTGTCGGCCGACTGCTCGCGCTCGAGGACGGCGACGAGTCCGGCGAGGGTGAGAGAGATCAGCCGCTCGACGCCGCGGCGGCGTTCACCTATCGGCGGCCGCCACAGGCGCTGACCGACGACGAACGAGCGGACGGCTACGTCCTGCTCTGCATCGCATACCCGCGAGCTAACTGTCGAGTCAAGGTCGGTCCGCGGGTCCGTGCGGAAGTCGGCGACAGTCCCTGGGCATAG
- the rio1 gene encoding serine/threonine-protein kinase Rio1 produces the protein MEQGTEFGLVDLEDVESPGDEWEEIDVSETDADRIARKRDRKFEQFEERIKDADQFKVEQSVFDDATLAALYKLVQDGYVDAFGGPLSTGKEANVYLAQVDDREVAVKIYRINASNFTQMRDYLEGDPRFEGLGGKKKDVVLAWTKKELANLRRAQAAGVRVPEPIATERNVLVMEYIGTEDDRAKRLGEVHIENPQTAYEVMREYMRRLYSAGLIHGDLSEYNVVFDESEGQLVFIDLGQAVTVHHPNSREFLERDCRNVANFFSRQGLEVTGDELFEFVTSPEPDPSRS, from the coding sequence ATGGAACAGGGAACGGAGTTCGGACTGGTCGACCTCGAGGACGTCGAGAGCCCAGGCGACGAGTGGGAGGAGATCGACGTCTCGGAGACCGACGCCGATCGCATCGCTCGCAAGCGCGATCGGAAGTTCGAGCAGTTCGAGGAGCGGATCAAAGACGCCGATCAGTTCAAGGTCGAGCAGTCGGTGTTCGACGACGCGACGCTGGCGGCGTTGTACAAACTCGTTCAGGACGGCTACGTCGATGCGTTCGGCGGTCCGCTCTCGACGGGGAAAGAGGCTAACGTCTACCTCGCACAGGTCGACGACCGCGAGGTCGCGGTCAAGATCTACCGGATCAACGCCTCGAACTTCACGCAGATGCGCGACTACCTCGAGGGTGACCCCCGCTTCGAGGGCCTGGGCGGCAAGAAGAAAGACGTCGTCCTCGCGTGGACCAAGAAGGAACTGGCGAACCTCCGGCGCGCGCAGGCGGCCGGCGTGCGGGTGCCTGAACCCATCGCCACCGAGCGCAACGTTCTGGTTATGGAGTACATCGGTACCGAGGACGACCGTGCGAAGCGCCTCGGCGAGGTACACATCGAGAATCCCCAGACGGCCTACGAGGTCATGCGCGAGTACATGCGACGGCTCTACTCGGCCGGGTTGATCCACGGCGACCTGAGCGAGTACAACGTCGTCTTCGACGAGAGCGAGGGGCAACTCGTGTTCATCGACCTCGGCCAGGCCGTCACCGTCCACCACCCGAACAGCCGCGAGTTTCTCGAGCGGGACTGTCGGAACGTAGCGAATTTCTTCTCTCGGCAGGGTCTCGAGGTGACCGGCGACGAGCTGTTCGAGTTCGTCACGAGTCCGGAGCCGGATCCCTCGCGGAGCTGA
- a CDS encoding metallophosphoesterase, with the protein MNIGIISDTHDNAEATERAIEIFREEGVEIVIHCGDFVAPLIVPSFEEFELHGVLGNNDGDDANLQAAFDSLGGESQLHGRFADLEFDGLSFAVLHGESKAEVEAIAAGETYDFVCYGHHHERELADDGRTTVLNPGAHFLAKSEADRTVAILDTRSEAVRFRSVLE; encoded by the coding sequence ATGAACATCGGCATCATTTCGGACACGCACGACAACGCCGAGGCGACCGAACGCGCCATCGAGATTTTCCGGGAGGAAGGCGTCGAGATCGTCATCCACTGCGGCGACTTCGTCGCCCCGCTGATAGTGCCGTCCTTCGAGGAGTTCGAACTCCACGGCGTCCTCGGGAACAACGACGGCGACGACGCCAACCTGCAGGCCGCCTTCGACTCGCTGGGCGGCGAGAGTCAGCTTCACGGTCGGTTCGCGGACCTCGAGTTCGACGGTCTCTCGTTTGCGGTCCTCCACGGCGAGAGCAAAGCCGAGGTCGAAGCGATCGCGGCCGGCGAGACGTACGATTTCGTCTGTTACGGCCACCACCACGAGCGCGAGCTCGCCGATGACGGACGGACGACGGTGCTCAATCCCGGCGCACACTTCCTGGCGAAATCCGAGGCGGATCGGACCGTTGCGATCCTCGACACGCGCTCGGAGGCGGTTCGATTCCGATCGGTGCTCGAGTAG
- the nadE gene encoding NAD(+) synthase: MTARSSDIAIEELPRNAAGLATTAGALTHLQEQLPAFLEELVTNAGAERLIVQLDGGVETTVAATLAVEALGPERVTGLLLPAFMSHEATMRNAEAIATSLGIEADRIHLQPVLAAFQEAIGGSSGPTDDLVATNNALSRLRMACAYYVANTANGLVVGTVNRTEYLLGSLTKHGEIGADCLLLGDLYRTEVRALADAIGIPENITVESSTPSFQGEGSHSAELDAPTETIDRVLRLHVDEGDGMTATAEQVGVDRALVDRIAQWCARTQHKRRLPPTPGIVE, translated from the coding sequence ATGACTGCCCGGTCATCCGATATCGCTATCGAGGAGCTTCCTCGGAATGCTGCCGGGCTCGCGACGACTGCTGGTGCGCTCACTCACCTCCAGGAGCAGCTGCCGGCGTTTCTCGAGGAGTTGGTAACCAATGCCGGCGCTGAGCGACTCATCGTACAGCTCGACGGCGGCGTCGAGACGACGGTCGCAGCGACGCTCGCGGTCGAGGCGCTCGGTCCAGAGCGCGTGACCGGGTTATTGCTGCCGGCGTTCATGAGTCACGAGGCGACCATGCGGAATGCCGAGGCGATCGCGACGTCGCTCGGAATCGAGGCCGATCGCATACACCTTCAGCCGGTGCTGGCCGCGTTTCAGGAAGCCATCGGCGGGTCCAGTGGACCGACTGACGATCTGGTCGCGACCAACAACGCACTGTCACGGCTCCGAATGGCCTGTGCCTACTACGTCGCGAACACGGCGAACGGACTCGTCGTGGGAACGGTCAATCGCACCGAGTATCTCCTCGGATCGCTCACGAAACACGGGGAGATAGGGGCCGATTGCCTCCTCCTCGGCGATCTCTACCGAACCGAAGTCCGAGCACTCGCCGACGCTATCGGCATCCCGGAGAACATCACCGTCGAGTCGTCAACACCGTCATTTCAGGGAGAGGGCTCGCACAGCGCCGAACTGGACGCACCGACGGAAACGATCGATCGAGTCCTTCGATTGCACGTCGACGAGGGGGACGGGATGACTGCCACGGCCGAGCAGGTCGGCGTCGATCGGGCGCTGGTCGACCGAATCGCCCAGTGGTGTGCTCGAACGCAACACAAACGTCGTCTCCCGCCGACGCCGGGGATCGTCGAGTGA
- a CDS encoding pre-rRNA-processing protein PNO1, which yields MQHVKIPQDRIGVLIGEGGETMREIEAEAEVRLDIDSENGSVAVETVGDPVLGLKGPEIVRAIGRGFAPEDALRLLEDDMMLFDVVDIDAASRNKTDMKRKKGRLIGESGRTRELMEELTGADVVIYGSTLGIIGGPQEVEVVRSAAEMLLDGAPHGAVYSFLEEKHNEMKHKGMEYHRFPGGQS from the coding sequence ATGCAGCACGTGAAGATTCCGCAGGACCGCATCGGCGTTCTCATCGGTGAAGGAGGCGAGACGATGCGCGAGATTGAGGCGGAAGCGGAAGTGCGACTCGACATCGACTCGGAGAACGGCTCCGTCGCCGTCGAAACCGTCGGCGACCCCGTGCTCGGCCTCAAAGGCCCCGAGATCGTTCGCGCCATCGGGCGCGGATTCGCACCCGAGGACGCCCTGCGACTGCTCGAGGACGATATGATGTTGTTCGACGTCGTCGACATCGACGCCGCCTCGCGCAACAAGACCGACATGAAACGCAAGAAGGGCCGGCTCATCGGCGAGAGCGGTCGGACCCGTGAACTGATGGAGGAGCTAACCGGGGCCGACGTCGTCATCTACGGCTCGACGCTCGGGATTATTGGCGGCCCACAGGAGGTCGAGGTGGTCCGCAGCGCTGCCGAGATGCTCCTCGACGGGGCACCCCACGGCGCGGTTTACTCCTTCCTCGAGGAGAAACACAACGAGATGAAGCACAAGGGGATGGAGTATCACCGGTTCCCCGGCGGCCAGTCGTGA
- a CDS encoding RNA-guided endonuclease TnpB family protein — protein MRYNYRYRLKPTDELHERLAWTVDTCRQVYNHFLHRLNRVDGTSAYSEQKLLPDLKREWTDLQDIHSKVLQKVVQRLYDNISTLKGRKDNGYRVGELRWKAPQEYRSIKYSQTGFKFNNTSGRPVLSLSKIGDVPMVHHREVPDDATIKEVVIKQEPTGEWFAVLGIETENDAPPKPENPEKCIGIDVGILKYAHDSDGTAVEGPDLTDERERLEREQRKLSRKEHGSANYRTQQRIVARRHADLKRKRRDFLHKLSNYYAREYDLVAVEDLDAKGLMELPSNSRNRAGAAWGTFLRMLEYKCGREGTHFVAVEPAGTTKECSNCGVATDKPLWVREHSCPSCGFEADRDLNAAYNILSRGLTEVGVVHPDSMPAETALPTGIDSVPAKRVLETGSPVLSETVRPSRAG, from the coding sequence ATGCGCTATAACTACCGGTACAGGCTCAAACCGACCGATGAACTCCACGAGCGGTTAGCGTGGACCGTCGATACCTGCCGGCAGGTCTATAACCACTTCCTTCACCGACTCAACAGAGTGGACGGAACCTCCGCCTACTCCGAGCAGAAGCTCCTCCCGGACCTCAAACGCGAGTGGACAGACCTGCAGGACATCCACTCGAAGGTGCTTCAGAAAGTCGTACAACGTCTGTATGACAACATTTCGACACTGAAGGGGCGGAAGGACAACGGCTACCGCGTCGGAGAGCTTCGGTGGAAAGCCCCGCAGGAATACCGTTCGATCAAGTACAGTCAAACCGGCTTCAAGTTCAACAACACGAGCGGTCGGCCTGTACTCTCTCTTTCCAAGATCGGCGACGTTCCGATGGTCCACCACCGCGAGGTCCCGGACGACGCCACGATCAAGGAGGTCGTCATCAAGCAGGAACCGACCGGCGAGTGGTTCGCCGTCCTCGGAATCGAAACCGAGAACGACGCGCCACCGAAGCCCGAGAATCCCGAGAAATGCATCGGAATCGACGTGGGGATCCTGAAGTACGCCCACGACAGCGACGGGACCGCCGTCGAAGGTCCCGACCTAACCGACGAACGCGAGCGGTTAGAACGCGAACAACGCAAGCTCTCGCGGAAGGAACACGGCTCGGCGAACTACCGCACGCAACAGCGCATCGTCGCCCGACGCCACGCCGACCTGAAGCGGAAGCGTCGGGACTTCCTGCACAAGCTCTCGAACTACTACGCCCGGGAATACGACCTCGTAGCGGTCGAAGACCTCGACGCGAAGGGGTTGATGGAACTCCCCTCGAACAGCCGCAACCGCGCCGGAGCGGCGTGGGGAACGTTCCTTCGGATGCTCGAATACAAGTGCGGCCGCGAAGGCACGCACTTCGTGGCCGTCGAACCGGCTGGAACGACCAAAGAGTGTTCCAACTGTGGCGTTGCGACCGACAAACCGCTGTGGGTACGCGAACACTCGTGTCCCTCATGCGGATTCGAGGCGGACCGCGACCTCAACGCCGCCTACAACATCCTTTCTCGCGGACTCACCGAAGTAGGGGTGGTTCACCCCGATTCAATGCCTGCGGAGACTGCGCTCCCTACGGGAATCGATTCGGTTCCTGCAAAGCGCGTCTTAGAAACAGGAAGCCCCGTCCTCAGCGAGACCGTCAGGCCGAGCAGGGCGGGGTAG
- a CDS encoding DUF2080 family transposase-associated protein, with the protein MDRYEVEGHEVLEAQAKRSGNGAHVYVPKTWAGATVKVVRVTDPSDEDE; encoded by the coding sequence ATGGATCGGTACGAGGTCGAAGGACACGAAGTTCTCGAAGCACAAGCCAAACGATCCGGCAACGGAGCGCACGTTTACGTTCCGAAAACGTGGGCCGGCGCGACCGTCAAAGTCGTCCGCGTCACCGATCCATCCGACGAAGACGAGTAG
- the thsA gene encoding thermosome subunit alpha has translation MGNQPLIVLSEDSQRTSGEDAQSMNVQAGKAVAESVRTTLGPKGMDKMLVDSSGNVIVTNDGVTLLSEMEIDHPAADMIVEVAETQEEEVGDGTTSAVVIAGELLSQAEDLLDQDIHATTLAQGYREAAEEATAALEEIAIDVDEGDTEILEQIAATAMTGKGAENAKDLLSELIVEAVRAVADDEGVDTDNIKVEKVVGGSVENSELVEGVIVDKERVSDNMPYFAEDADVAIVNGDLEIKETEIDAEVNVTDPDQLEQFLEQEEAQLREMAEKVADVGADVVFVDGGIDDMAQHYLAQEGIIAVRRVKSSDQAQLARATGATPVSSVDDLTEDDLGAAGSVAQKEIAGDQRIFVEDVEDAKAVTLILRGGTEHVIDEIDRAVEDSLGVVRTTLEDGKVLAGGGAPEIDVSLSLRDYADSVGGREQLAVEAFADALEVIPRTLAENAGLDPIDSLVELRSAHDGGDTGAGLDAYTGDTIDMDAEGVYEPLRVKTQAIESATEAAVMLLRIDDVIAAGDLAVSHDDDDEEMPPGGPGGGMGGGMGGMGGGMGGMGGGMGGMM, from the coding sequence ATGGGCAATCAGCCCCTTATCGTACTCTCGGAGGACAGTCAGCGAACCTCCGGAGAGGACGCGCAGTCGATGAACGTACAGGCCGGGAAGGCCGTCGCCGAGTCCGTTCGGACGACGCTCGGCCCGAAGGGGATGGACAAGATGCTCGTCGACTCCTCGGGCAACGTCATCGTCACGAACGACGGTGTCACGCTGCTCTCGGAGATGGAGATCGACCACCCCGCGGCCGACATGATCGTCGAAGTCGCCGAGACCCAAGAAGAGGAGGTCGGTGACGGCACCACCAGCGCCGTCGTCATCGCCGGCGAACTCCTCAGCCAGGCCGAGGACCTCCTCGACCAGGACATCCACGCCACCACCCTCGCCCAGGGGTACCGAGAGGCCGCCGAAGAAGCCACCGCGGCTCTCGAAGAGATCGCCATCGACGTCGACGAGGGAGACACCGAGATCCTCGAGCAGATCGCCGCAACGGCGATGACCGGCAAGGGTGCGGAGAACGCGAAGGACCTGCTCTCCGAACTCATCGTCGAGGCCGTTCGCGCGGTCGCCGACGACGAGGGCGTCGACACGGACAACATCAAAGTCGAGAAGGTCGTCGGCGGCTCCGTCGAGAACTCCGAACTCGTCGAAGGCGTCATCGTCGACAAGGAGCGCGTCTCCGACAACATGCCGTACTTCGCCGAGGACGCCGACGTCGCCATCGTCAACGGCGACCTCGAGATCAAGGAGACCGAGATCGACGCCGAAGTCAACGTCACCGATCCCGACCAGCTCGAGCAGTTCCTCGAGCAGGAGGAGGCCCAGCTGCGCGAGATGGCCGAGAAAGTCGCCGATGTCGGTGCCGATGTCGTCTTCGTCGACGGCGGCATCGACGACATGGCCCAGCACTACCTCGCACAGGAGGGCATCATCGCAGTCCGTCGCGTCAAGTCCAGCGACCAGGCCCAGCTCGCCCGCGCGACCGGCGCAACGCCGGTCTCGAGCGTCGACGACCTGACCGAGGACGACCTCGGTGCCGCCGGTAGCGTTGCTCAGAAGGAGATCGCCGGCGACCAGCGCATCTTCGTCGAAGACGTCGAGGACGCGAAGGCCGTCACCCTGATCCTCCGCGGCGGCACCGAGCACGTCATCGACGAGATCGACCGCGCCGTCGAGGACTCCCTCGGCGTCGTCCGAACGACGCTCGAAGACGGGAAGGTGCTCGCCGGCGGCGGCGCACCCGAGATCGACGTCTCGCTCTCGCTGCGCGACTACGCTGACTCCGTCGGCGGCCGCGAACAGCTCGCAGTCGAGGCCTTCGCCGACGCGCTCGAGGTCATCCCGCGCACGCTGGCCGAGAACGCCGGGCTCGACCCCATCGACTCCCTCGTGGAGCTGCGCAGCGCCCACGACGGCGGCGACACGGGTGCCGGACTCGACGCCTACACCGGCGACACCATCGACATGGACGCCGAGGGCGTCTACGAGCCGCTCCGCGTGAAGACGCAGGCGATCGAGTCCGCCACCGAGGCGGCCGTCATGCTGCTTCGCATCGACGACGTCATCGCCGCGGGCGACCTCGCGGTCTCCCACGACGACGATGACGAAGAGATGCCGCCGGGTGGCCCCGGCGGCGGCATGGGCGGCGGCATGGGCGGTATGGGCGGCGGCATGGGCGGTATGGGCGGCGGCATGGGCGGCATGATGTAG
- a CDS encoding class I SAM-dependent methyltransferase, with protein sequence MTNEADRKRDVATTFGNATDGYRDGAVFEKGVDLEQLVDWCTDATCALDIATGAGHVAGSLADRGVSSVVAADLSPEMVRTATTEYPRVEGVAVDAERLPFATNRFDAVTCRFAAHHFPDPAAFLSEVERVLAPGGVFALEDLCVPADPELAAYVNRIERLRDPGHVETYSRSRWLELFDETGLTLEANHETSRRLEVDAWLDRMDVPADRRREIRVLLSDAPAALEEAFGFQYAGDGDRLESYRTGIVLLRARR encoded by the coding sequence GTGACGAACGAGGCCGACAGAAAGCGCGACGTCGCGACGACCTTCGGGAACGCAACAGACGGCTATCGGGACGGTGCCGTCTTCGAGAAGGGTGTGGACCTCGAGCAACTCGTCGACTGGTGTACCGACGCGACGTGTGCGCTCGACATCGCGACGGGTGCGGGACACGTCGCGGGCTCGCTCGCCGATCGCGGAGTCTCGAGCGTCGTCGCAGCAGATCTCTCCCCGGAGATGGTGCGGACGGCGACGACCGAGTATCCCCGCGTCGAGGGCGTGGCGGTCGACGCCGAGCGGCTGCCGTTCGCGACGAATCGGTTCGACGCGGTCACCTGTCGGTTCGCGGCGCACCACTTTCCGGATCCCGCGGCGTTTCTCTCCGAGGTCGAGCGCGTCCTCGCGCCGGGCGGCGTCTTCGCGCTCGAGGACCTCTGTGTCCCGGCCGATCCAGAGCTGGCCGCGTACGTCAATCGGATCGAACGGTTGCGGGATCCGGGCCACGTCGAGACCTACTCCCGCTCGCGGTGGCTCGAACTGTTCGACGAAACCGGTCTGACGCTCGAGGCAAACCACGAGACGAGCCGCCGACTCGAGGTCGACGCTTGGCTCGATCGGATGGACGTGCCGGCCGACCGCCGGCGGGAGATCCGCGTGTTGCTCTCGGACGCGCCGGCGGCGCTCGAGGAAGCGTTCGGCTTTCAGTACGCCGGCGACGGCGACCGACTCGAGTCGTATCGGACCGGCATCGTGCTGCTTCGAGCGCGACGGTGA
- a CDS encoding ornithine cyclodeaminase family protein, with protein sequence MNTLLLNSDDVDEHAALGDVIDAVEQAFAAFERGTTQMPAKSYIDLPRYNGDFRSMPAYLDTGEWDAAGLKWVNVHPDNPTDHDLPTVLGTMIYSDPETAFPLAIMDGTTLTMKRTGAAAAVATDYLSVGDASSLGLIGAGVQSYTQLEAISEVRPIEEVVVSDPDDERVQRFVETYADRFDVRGGSISEAGHCDVLSTVTPVEEPIVGLEDVGDRTHINAIGADAEGKHELADALLEAATIVIDDHEQCTHSGEINVPYGEGILTDADIHGEIGELVVGSKAGRTDETGFTVFDSTGLAIQDVAAARVVYERASADGAGYGFDMIGANRS encoded by the coding sequence ATGAACACGCTTCTCCTGAACAGCGACGACGTCGACGAGCACGCTGCTCTCGGCGACGTCATCGACGCCGTTGAGCAGGCGTTCGCGGCCTTCGAGCGCGGGACCACCCAGATGCCCGCCAAGTCCTATATCGATTTGCCCCGGTACAACGGCGACTTCCGATCGATGCCCGCCTACCTCGACACCGGCGAGTGGGACGCGGCCGGACTGAAATGGGTCAACGTTCACCCGGATAACCCCACCGACCACGACCTGCCGACCGTACTGGGGACGATGATCTACTCCGATCCCGAGACCGCGTTCCCGCTGGCGATCATGGACGGCACGACGCTCACCATGAAACGGACCGGCGCAGCGGCGGCGGTCGCGACCGACTATCTCTCTGTTGGGGACGCCTCGAGTCTCGGCCTCATCGGGGCCGGCGTCCAGTCGTACACCCAGCTCGAGGCGATCAGCGAGGTCCGACCGATCGAGGAGGTCGTCGTCTCGGATCCCGACGACGAGCGAGTCCAGCGGTTCGTCGAGACCTACGCGGACCGGTTCGACGTCCGCGGGGGATCGATTTCGGAGGCGGGGCACTGCGACGTACTCTCGACCGTGACGCCGGTCGAGGAGCCGATCGTGGGGCTTGAAGATGTCGGCGACCGGACTCACATCAACGCCATCGGGGCCGACGCCGAGGGGAAACACGAGCTGGCTGATGCGTTGCTCGAGGCGGCGACGATCGTCATCGACGACCACGAGCAGTGCACCCACTCGGGCGAGATTAACGTCCCGTACGGCGAGGGGATCCTGACCGACGCGGACATTCACGGCGAGATCGGCGAACTCGTGGTCGGGTCGAAAGCGGGGCGGACCGACGAGACCGGGTTCACGGTGTTCGACTCGACCGGGCTCGCGATTCAGGACGTGGCGGCCGCGCGGGTAGTCTACGAGCGGGCGTCGGCGGACGGGGCGGGCTACGGGTTCGACATGATCGGCGCAAACAGATCATAA